Genomic segment of Gloeocapsa sp. PCC 7428:
CATCTGGAATGATAAACTCGCCTGCACACAAACCAAATGGTCTTAGCTGCTTATCCAGTTCAGCAATCGCCTTATCTGCTTGAACAATCACAAATGTTTCACCCGCCTCCACTTGACGCAGATACTTTAAAGGATTGCGCTGAATTTCATCAACTGTCACGCTTAACATACAAAGCCTCAGCGTAAGCTCAAAGGATAATATTTATCTGATTCAATTGTAGATGATGGGTCGTATGCTCCTAGCTAATAAAAGTCTTGAATCCCAATTTCTGATAAAACTTGTCAACGGCTAACGTATGGGTTCGCAACTCAATAGTTGATAGTGCTGATTGGCTTCATAAATCAGTGAAGTGACCAGGGTTGCATTAGGGTTGTTATACTACCCCTACAAATAACCGATAGACTACTTGTCTTCTGCAAGATTTTTTTCTTCAAACCCTAACCAGAATCGCACTATGTCTTCAACTTTTACCATTCGCTCAGGCGTCAAACGTCCTAATTTGCGTAGAAGCTTTGCATGAGGAATTGTAATGATGTTTTGCACCCCAAATCGCGAATCACGTGGACTTGTTGTATGTGGAATTAGAGTTGCTAATGCACGGTCTTGATTAAGAGCAGGAATACTAATTACCAAACACGGTCTACTTTCGCTACATAACCTAGATCAACTAGCCAAACTTCACTACGATCAAGACCACTCATACAGGGCTTCCTGCTCATCCAACTCTAGAAAAAGCCCTTCAGCATTCTAGACTAAATCTTCATCAGACAAGGACGGAAAATCTAAATCAACCGTCCGCTTTAGAATCTCCGATACTAGATCTAACCGTTCTAAGTCTGTCAAGCGATCAAAGGCGTCTAAAAGTTCTTGTACTGAAGCAGCCATAGCTGTTTACCTATAAATGTTAATAACATAAATATAGGCTTGGTAGGAATCTCAGCCAGCGTTTGACAACGACAATAAATTCTGGACATAGGTTTGGAACTCTCCTAAACTTCCATCGCTATCCCGCAGCGACGAACTGCTTT
This window contains:
- a CDS encoding type II toxin-antitoxin system Phd/YefM family antitoxin produces the protein MLSVTVDEIQRNPLKYLRQVEAGETFVIVQADKAIAELDKQLRPFGLCAGEFIIPDDFDAPLPEDLISTFESK